From the genome of Cetobacterium somerae ATCC BAA-474:
ATCCATCGAAATCTAAAATTTGGAGGAGGTTATAACTTCTCAGTATTTAGTGACAACTTAGGTGTAGATGATTACAAAGCTCACGGATGGTTTATAAATGCAATTGGAAGATTTTAAAAAAAGTTAGGTGAATTATGGAAAACGATAAGTTAAAAAAGATTTGTATTATTACTGGAGGAGCTGGTGGCATTGGTTACCAGCTTTCCGAAGGCTTTAATAAAAAAGGATATAAAGTAGTTGTTTTAGATATTAAAAAGCAAAAAGAACTTTCAAAAGATATTGATTTTATAAAAGTTGATTTGAGATTAGAAAATGAAATAAAATATGCCTTTTCTCAAGTTATAGAAAAATATGGAACGGCTCACATACTTATAAATAATGGAGCTATTTCAAATTTTAACAAAAGTATCGAAGATATCTCTATCAATGAATTTGATGATGTTATAAATGTCAATCTTCGTGGAAGTTTTATATGCTGTAAGGAGTTTATAAAAGCAAATAAAAAACAAAACTATGGGCGAATAATAAATATTGCATCTACTCGGTGGAATCAAAATGAAGCTAACTGGGAAGCTTACGGTGCTTCAAAAGGTGGATTAATCTCTATGACTAACACTCTTGCTATCTCACTTTCTAAAACACCTATTACTGTTAATGCTTGTTTATTTTTAGCTAATCCTGAAAATGATTTATGAATAGTAAATAATTTACAAATAAAAAAGTAGAGGGCAACCATCACAAATCCCTNNNNNNNNNNNNNNNNNNNNNNNNNNNNNNNNNNNNNNNNNNNNNNNNNNNNNNNNNNNNNNNNNNNNNNNNNNNNNNNNNNNNNNNNNNNNNNNNNNNNCCTTTGAATAACTTTAAAACTTTCAATCATTTTCTTAAAAAAATTTTTAAATCTCTTAATAGTAAAACAGTTTACTGACTTTAAATCTATTACCTCATATAATAGTTAGAAAAACAACTTCACGATTTGTTAAAATTAATTAAAATACTATTTTTCTTCATTTTTTAAAAATTAAAACATCTTTGAAACTGTGTGATGGCTATTTTGTTACTTTAAAACTTTTAAATTCTTTTCTACCTTCTAACTATTATTATAATTTTTAGACGTTTTTTTTCTAAAAAAAAGTTTGAAAATTTTATTTTTTCTAAATTAATCAAAAATGTTTAATATATATTGTGCTTCTTTGAAAAAAGTTATATAATACTCTATAGTCTTAAAAATTCTATATTGATAAAATATACCTAGGAGAAAATAAATGGAAACAATTATAAAAGATTTGAAAAATGAGTTATCTTATAAAACTAGATTAGAAGCTTTAGATAAAATTAAAGATTACGATTTAAATGATGAGGAGTATTTTTTTATAAAAATTCTTGTAATTAAATTAGCTTTAAATGATAGAGTTTTTGCTGTGAAGCACGCTGCTTTTTTACTTTGTCAAAAAAATAAACTTAAAAAAAATAACGAACCTATCAATTTAGGAAAAAAGAATACAGGATATTCTCCTAATGACGTTAGAAAAATGTTTTTAAAAATTAAAAGACAAACAGGAATGGAGGCTTTAGATTTAGATCTTTTTAAAGAGTACTTCCAAACTATTGCTCCTCAAATGTATGACGTTATGTCTTCTGAGCATATGTATTTTGATAACTGGATAAGAGGTATTTATAAATATTTATCTAAATAATTGTAAATTTAAATTACCCCCTACTTAAATATAAGTAAGGGGTAATTTTATATGTTTATTTTAAATCTAATTAATTTCAATTAACAGAAATTTACTATCTGTTTTAGCTTTTATTTCATACAGAACATTGGGAGGGATTACTATAATTTGATCCTCTTTTAAAATCTCTTTCTGATTATTAATAGCTATATCTAGCTCTCCATGTAAATTTAAAATTAGCAGTTCACCTTCAGTTTTATTATGCTCAATCTCTTCATTTTCAGATATGGCAAACATTAATGACGTTAGATTCTCTAAATTTAAAACTCTTTTACTGACAACTCCACCTTTAAATCCAGTCACTACATCTTTCATTAAAAGTTCTTTTGAATACTCTAAATTTACAAACCCACCAATCTCTTCGTGTTTTTTTACTATTATCAATAACATTTTAGCCTTTTCTAAAGCTTTTAAAGCATGAGGTATATTTGCAGGCATTAATATCATCTGGCCTTTTTTTACTTTATGAACTATTTTATTTATAGAA
Proteins encoded in this window:
- a CDS encoding SDR family NAD(P)-dependent oxidoreductase, producing MENDKLKKICIITGGAGGIGYQLSEGFNKKGYKVVVLDIKKQKELSKDIDFIKVDLRLENEIKYAFSQVIEKYGTAHILINNGAISNFNKSIEDISINEFDDVINVNLRGSFICCKEFIKANKKQNYGRIINIASTRWNQNEANWEAYGASKGGLISMTNTLAISLSKTPITVNACLFLANPENDL
- a CDS encoding cupin domain-containing protein codes for the protein MNVIRNMEFNKVINLEDLVPYGEKTINSMMIALKNSLNSAVFAFDKEEMLSEHSAPADALVYVLDGELEISINKIVHKVKKGQMILMPANIPHALKALEKAKMLLIIVKKHEEIGGFVNLEYSKELLMKDVVTGFKGGVVSKRVLNLENLTSLMFAISENEEIEHNKTEGELLILNLHGELDIAINNQKEILKEDQIIVIPPNVLYEIKAKTDSKFLLIEIN